The following DNA comes from Centropristis striata isolate RG_2023a ecotype Rhode Island chromosome 3, C.striata_1.0, whole genome shotgun sequence.
CACAAAACGGTTTTATGTTGAAGAAATGTATACAATAATGCAAAAAGTTGCCTACataatgtgtgtgcatatgaaTATATAATTTCGTCAACATAAACTCACTATTTACATAGGAACCATTTCACGTCGCTTTTGGGAGAatactgttgtttttctttcgaGGTAACAGCAAACTTGAATCATTTTGGGACTCGTTCATATCCAAACCCCCAAAATAATGTCCTTATTAACTCAACAGAGTCCTGCTTAgtttcttaaattaaatgcaGCTATCTAATATTTTCGCTTTCTTCCCTTTACCAAATTTAATTTAACCCATCGGGCATTTTAGGTACGTCAATGAACTTAATGAATCGGTTCATCTTGAATGCTCCTTGACTGGATGTGAATGATCTGAGAAACGCGGTTTGTTATGAAAATCCATGGTCACAGACATGTACCGAGCACATGTCAGGTGCTGTTTGATTATGAGCATTTTCGCCTGTTGTGCAAGCCACCAGTCACTCCCCTCACTGAACACTTTGCATAGTAGTAGTGAtataaccatagactgtgtaaaatataacaaagtccACTGAGGCTCACAGCTGCCGAAGCGTCACGCCCATTAACGCGCACCATGTCTGCCGAAAAAGGTAAGATTATATTAACTAATTTTTGCGTTGTGGCAGGATCACAGTGAATTTCATAAAGGTCAAATACGTAACATAACGTTAGAAAGTGAACTCCGGCGGAGTGCAGTGTGAATCTGCCCCTCATTCATCACAACACATGTAACGTTATGTTACCACAGAGGCTGCTGTCAGCTCATGGTCTTCACAAAAcgtttttatgctgaaaaaatgtatacattaatGGAAAAAGTCGCCTGCataatgtgtgtgcatatgGATATATAATTTATAGACGTTAACATAAACTCACTATTTAGAAAGGAACCATTTCACGTTGCTTTtggaataatactgtaaaaacaacaacagtttaaAGTGGAAATACATATTTCCAAGTATGCACTTGTTGCATGCATGCACTCAAATGCTGAGCAGATAGAAAATAGTTTGATTTAACTTCACTGTAATATTCCCATATGGATGATTATTGGGTATAGGTACAGGAGTTGAACCATAAagctgaatgaatgaagaaacgaagaaaaaactgcaaattcctgttaaaaaactttttttgacgAATATTGGCGTTCCAAGTGGAAGTTTACACATTATTCTCCACTAATTATTATTTGAGTTAGTATGTGATGCTTtttgacatacagtatattcatTGACTCACaaatttttgtaaatgtaaattatgaatttgatggattatgtttttattaacgTTTTACACAGCTTCACACCTTTTTTGAAATTGGGGTTGTAATGTGTATCACAATATCTCAATATATGATTTATTGACAATATATTGAAATATACGATGAATTATCATATTGAATTATAGGACAGCCATAGTCCATCAACTGCATGGTTTTACTAATTTCTCATTTGAAgataaatgcatatatttgaCCCTTGGAGTGTGTGTAGGACTAAGGAAATGACATGTCTGGGTTTAAGTAAACTAATGGGTATTTCAGACCAAACAGTCATCAAATAATATAAATCAGATCACACCCATCCTGAAGgataaacagaaagaaaacaacagcaacaacagacaaacaaacaagacagcCATTCTGTTATGGAGtacaagtaaataaaacaagtaATATAATGCCACTAATTGGTTGTCTGCATATTTCAGTGATCTCAAGATAAATGCATATATGTAGtgcataaacacatacacagctTTAACACGTCTATATGCAAATTCATACACGTATGCAAACACTTTAGGTAGTTCTcaataaatacagaagaaaTGTCTGCAGAATCTTCTTCAAGTAGCAAGTTACTCATTTTTGTTTCAGATCTTGAAAGAAAGTCGTAAAATATAtttccacttgtttttttttttgttgtaagtgGTAGACAGATAATAGATCTTTGTCAAGAACAGTCGTCAAACACTGAGCAGAACAGGTTTAGCCTGGGTCAGGACCAGAAGAAGTCCCAGAGTGCCCTCTGCTGATGTCAGCCCTACATAGTTCTGCTGTTGGAGCCGAAAAAAAGTAGTTAattactaaactaaaattacattttgtcgTTCCCAAAGTTCCTGACACCCCAGTGGAAGTCCTTGTGGATCTCCTAACAAAAGCTAAGGACACAGCCGCAGCTAGTGCCAATGTGCCGGAGGAGCTGAAAGGTCAGCTGCAGAAGGCTCTGGACATAGCCAGCGGCCTCGATGACTACCTGGAGAAAATGACCACTCAGGAGAGCGAACCTCTGGCAGAGCTGTATAAGTAGGTCACTTATAGGGTCATTTATAGCTTAAAACACTAATGTGTGAgatgtttatattttcatttgtgCTTCATTGTAGAAAGACAATTTGCCATGACTGGGATCAAGTGCACAAGGAGGGTAGGACCATGTTCCGGCTTCCTAAAGAGTGCATCACAGGACATGTTGAAGGTTGGACATTTGGATtttatattcactttttttaatccatttgtTGCATGCTGTTTCTATTGCAACTATTTCTTTATCTTAATGTTTGTAAAAGGCAGTTATAGAACGCCCATGTTTACTGTTTACCTGTGAAAAGGGGGTCTTTTATGACTAGTAATTGATCCGATGCATGATCAGGAAATcctgtttgcattttttttccatggacATGTGACACTGAGAGGGTCATGATCAGAGGGCTCCCAAAGTTGACTAATTATTCGATATTCAAGTAAAATTCCTTCAATAAATTGTTTTATCACTATCTGGTGCATGTAACTTTTAATTGTCTGCATTAGATTTACTTAAAAtatgacacatttattttaaaatgaatgaatgaatgaatgaattcgtTTTCCATATGGCAACTACAGTATATGCAAATATGGAAGTGACTGGTTGGGGTTCAGAGTTTAGAACTTTTTTATTtgggttgcaaaattccaggaATTGTCAAAGTTGGAAACAGGAATTTATCGGAATATAAACTCCTGAACAAAATCTTAAGACTGGGGGGAAAATTACAAGTATTCTCATTTTGCTTTGGTGGAACATAACCTGTTTGTAAGTAGAGCTTCGAAAGTGTAGGGtaggcaatttattgaaaacgGCATTAAACTCAAACAGCATAATCTTGATTAagcaaccagatttcatgcttGAAACTTGAATGtctctgctattcctcaatcacatgcacatagcacactgcggactgctgaggccacgccccctacatgcactgtgcattcctccgtCACATGTTCAACTCCAAATTTACATGCATGTTGAGTTGGACTTATTTGGAGGGAGAGGGGgtcttttcatttaacattttaaatggaaCTTTGGATGTCAGGACCTGAAGAAGTGTCCCAGAGTGCCCTCTGTTGATGTCAGCCCTACATAGTACTGCTTGGAGCCGAAAAAAAGAAGTTAATACTAAAATGAGATTacattatgttgttttatgttgttcCCAAAGTTCCCGACACCCTGGTTGAAGACCTTGTTGATCTCCTAACAAAAGcaagaataaaaacaatttgaTGAACAATAATGACATTAATGATATTGAATGAATGCAAGTgaattaaatgtgaaaatttaGATTTTATGGGACAATTGCTCATTGTTGCCATATGGTAACAATATACAAACCCCTCCCCTTTCTCCCTTTAACTtattaatgctttatttattcatttttctccATTAAGCAATTTTAGGTAATAAAATCACATGGAAACATGTGTACCATAATTCAAGCAATACAGGGATATTGTGATaacttgctgtgtgtgtattttctgcAGGCCAGACCCTGAAGATGCTGATCCACATGAGTCAGGCTAAGAGGGTTTTAGAGATCGGGATGTTCACTGGCTACGGTGCACTGTCCATGGCTGAAGGGCTTCCTGAGGATGGCTGCTTAGTAGCCTGTGAGTTAGAGCCGTACCTCAAAGCCTTCACTCAGCCCATTTTCGACAAGTCTCCACATGGCAAGAAGATTATCGTGAAGACTGGATCTGCCATGGACACCCTAAAggtgagagaaaataaaactcagTGAAGATTTGGTCATCTTTAAAAGAGCCTCTGGAAAATTACGGATGGAAAAACTTACATTTACAATTGCAGTTTCTGCCGGGTGCTTTTCATAATGAAAGCAGGAAAGGGTTAACACTGactcttcttctttggtgttaAGTGAACAGGCTGTAGGGCACCTGGCCAGCATCCTAACAACTCTGTGTCTCTTCCAGGAGTTGGCTGCTGCAGGTGAGCAGTTTGACATGGTCTTCATTGATGCTGACAAGGAGAATTACATCAACTACTACAACTTTATTCTGGACAACAGTCTGCTGAGACTGCAAGGGGTCATATGTGTTGATAACTCCCTGTTCAAAGCTAAAGTTTACCTTAAAGACACTACGGATAGCAATGGACTGGCACTGAGAAGATTCAACCAGTTTGTGTGTGACGATCCCCGAGTGGAGCAGGTCAGTCCCAATGCTACTGAATGTGTTTGACAAGtatccttatttttttatttcaacaataTCCTTCTTGTTTTAAAGGTTATTATCCCTCTTAGAGACGGCATCAGTGTCATCCGCCGGGTACCTGTGGCTTCTGACAGCTCACAGGTATTGTTTAGATAACTTCACTGAGCCAGTACTGAATTTTCTATAATAATAGCATTTTTCGTAATGATCACATCTGTTGTTTATTTGAACTAGAGTAAAATAACAGATGATGAAGTTTTCCGCGGGGTCAAGGGGCGCTCCATCCTCGATCGGATGCGTCTTGATGGAAAGGTGGCCTACGTGACGGGTGCTGGGCAGGGCATAGGCCGAGCATTCGCTCATGCTCTGGGTGAGGCCGGTGCCAAGGTTGCTGTGGTAGACCTGGACCAAAAGAAAGCTGAGGCAGTGGCTGAAGAGCTCTTCCTTAAAGGTAAAGGCTTTTAGAACCACTTTGCATTCTATCCCCTTTGATATAGAACCAGGGGTTGTGTGCAGTAgatatttagggggagatagcaagTCAACAgcagatgccacatagaagtggtgtacaccATCTGAAACTAGAACCTGAAGATAAATTATTCAGTGAATTAAAATGATTGAAGTGTAAAAGGGCTAAGAACATTTTGATATGAATATGAAGCCCATCCACATACTTAGTTAAGTCTCATAGGTTGttgcagctatttttttttagattgacAGCATTTGTCACACAGATTCAAAATCATGACACATCACATTAacacaccaagaccttgaggaacaccataaAAAAATCATGCTGTGATTTCGTGTGAAAGAATTTTGACACTTTCTTGAAGAACTGCATTTTTTCAGTGATTAGATGGCAAGCACTTGTGTTCTCGAAACTGCAAAGAACCTTATTGTTGAAACCGCGGAAAGCCATCCATCCCCTGAATGCTCTAGGTTTCTAAGGATTGGCAAAATCAAGAGATTTTACCATATATCCTTAGTTTGGTACATTCCACACACCTGGCAATAATATCACACTTGAGACTATGTTGCCTGTCTTCTTAAAGAAGAATTTGAAAACAGTTGTCAGGTTAGAAAACTAATGATCTGTTTATCTTTACAAATCAAGTCTTACAATGGCATGATCTTCAGTGctggtaaaaaatgtttaaatcaaaaTTACATAGAATTATGACTGAATCATGGATTTGAAGAATCCTGACACAACTCATAGCAAACTTCATGCAAATAGTGCAGCACAATGTGCTTCACTATAAGGAACTTAGATgcataaaaagacatagaatgaaCATGAAAAGAAGACTGAATGCCATGATAAGATcggaaataacacattgtaaAATATGATAGAAATAGAATGCATATATTGCATATGAGATGTAAAATAAAACCcacttaaataaaagaaaagtaaaaaatattaaaactactGCTTATTTTTGCGGCATTATCGTTGCATCAATTGCAAATTGTCTTCTGCCACTGATACCCACAGGTttctttaaaatactttttgtatACTGTACAATAGTTTTCAAACATGATTCTCACAATACCTGTTAAAGTTACTGTCATTTTACTCTTCGCTATTGCACATCTGTCTGTCCTTGGAGGGTGATCCCTGCTCTGCCTCAgggttcttcttctttttttcctagtTAAAGGGGTTTTTGAAGAGTTTTTCCTTATTCAGTGCGAGGGTTGAGGGGGTTTTGAGGATGTCATATCCTGTATAGACTGTTAaaccctttgaggcaaatttgtgattctgggctatcaataaaactgaatttaatGAATTATCACaaactttaaataaacaaaaaaaacatcaaattaatttCCATTTCATCTTTTGTGACAACCTGACAcagctctcttcctctcctttaaCAGCTACAGGTATAATGGACACAGTGTGTTTTAATAATTCAATTATTTGTATATtccatttcagaaaaaaataaatatatatatttgcgtATTTATTGTTGCTAGCTTTCTGTTTCTCTTGTAATGAACTCCCCTCAGGCGTTGATTGTGAAAGTCCAGAAGAATGTTGCTGTAACCCTCAAAAAACAGATGTCAGCGGTAACCACAGGGGGAATTCACACGGTAGAAAACTGTCATATTTCAAGCCTCCTGAGGCAAAATGAGACAACTGTAAAAACATGCAGGACTCAACAGATGGATGAATGCTCCTCTCAGTAGTAACCAATTAATTGGTAGTACAATCTTCAACCAAACCATGAATACATTCAAACTGTGTTTGTGCACTTTAAAGTTTAGCCAAATGTCATAAATTGTCAGTGAGCTAATTTTTGGGTGTTTGACCAGCAGATGGCAGCATACTAAAGCACAAGATTCATTGTGTCAGGTTAAACATGTTCCTTTGAACATGTTCCTTCCTCATCCTTGTGTGTGGTTTTCTTCTGAAAGAATGACATGTCTtctacatgaaataaaaaagaattaaaagaaaaataactccTCAATTACTAACATATTAAGGTTTACTGGGAATAAACTACAGAAAGAAACAACTattatgtgttaaaaaaaagtgtttttatttattttgaaaccaCTATCAGTTTCATAAGTAATGTcatctaaacaaaacaaaacaaaaaacagattttaagtaTTGCTATTATTTCAGGAAATTTGCAGTTCATTTGTAAATTgtgtaagacaaaaaaatatattatctttAATATTAATTGCAGCTTTGTACAATCCACAGGATTACTTTAAAAGCTAATTTATCGTCTTTTGGTGCTGGTATCCTCTAGTTTTCAATAATTTCAAGTAAATACAAACTCAATAAACATTTCCATCTATTAACTCTAAAACTTGCTTCTGACTGGGgcccaaaatacacaattaggtgattattttactacaatttgtttgtttgcgtCTACATATGTTGTAGCATGTTCTGAGCAACGTAGCATATGATACTGTCTAAATTGCATATTTGAATATCAGAACCCATATacattgttatttaaaaaaacaacaacactaaaACAGGAAGAGAAAATGATGATATGAATCATAAAGAACAGGCTGACTGACAAAGTCGTGAGAAATTGGAATGATAGAATGAAGCATCTGTGAGTTCTCATAAGAAGTGAACCTCTGGGTAATTAGCAGGCACCACAGTCTGCAGGATGAGGGTTAGTATTAGGGTGAACTTtaagaatatgtttttttaaaagcttttaaatGTCCCAAAGATTTAAATTTCTTATATTATGCACAATGGTAAAATAACAGACATGTTCACTGTTTCTGGATACAGGGATCAATGCCATTCCCATCACAGCTGACATCAGCAGATCACAAGATGTCCAGAGGATGATTGACAGTATTGTCTCCAAATGGGGGGCGATCCACATCGGCTGCAACAACGCTGGCATCAACATGAACTCAGCCAGTGAAGACACCAGTCTAGAGGAGTGGGACCAAACCTTTAACGTCAACCTGAGAGGGACTTTCATGTGCTGTCAGGTGTGTATCACCTGTGCTGTCTGctacagtgtgtgtctgtgtgatgtaaaaagtgcaaatattaaatcaaaactgaattcaacttttatttttgctaCCTCCAAAAATAAtccaaacaaaatgtaatggaaGTCTTGAATGAATGTTGTGGAAGTCTACTTAGATTTACTAGACAAAGACATACTCATCATTGCTTTaatatgaatgtattttttccAGCTTTGTGAAATTACTCAACACAATCACACTCAACTTCTATCTTTAACACACAACAGCACATAAAGCAGAGATAGTAAAGAGTGTGTGTTTAAAGCAATTTAATTGttatagaacacatcaactTTGATATGGTTACATTTTGAATTTCAATGATATTTTGCTTCAATAACAAGTCTTCTTTCAGTCTAGTGGAAATACAGCAACCAAAATCAacatttaggtgtttttttttactacacttGTGTATCAGTATCTGTAGAGTTCTTCAAACGTTAATATTACATAATGCCTCCTTCCCATATTTAatcataacatttcagaaaactatttaaaaaatgtcttaatgtaaataattgGGGAAGTTTCATGATGATATCTATTAATTACTTATTGTTTTTACCcaattcacctgtagtgtctgcaaaatgtatggaattTTACAAAACAATCTCCACCTAAGTAACACTTAAATGCACTAAACTTTCAAGTTTAATTCTTATCTGTATTTTGGAGGTTTGACccgtttttattcatttatcattCAAAGCCtgatttaaagtacattttataactaaaaaaaaatggcggAAATGATAGTTATATGtctgttgacagtattttctggtTTATGGAGTGATAAAAAGAGAGTTCTCTGTAAAAACACTTGACTCTTATAcgtcaacaaaatgaaacaggAATTTTGAAAATGGTTTTATCCAATATTCAGATTTCTGATTAATTTAATGaaataagcacatttttaatgagataatgcatcatttgcatatttaaacataaacttgtaatacaataaaaaagtgtcttaatgtaaataatcaacagaataatttttattgtgaaatctATTAATTTAAGTTCTTACCCTATAATGTCTCCTGTTGTTTTGATACTTTGGAATCAGGAGAATTTTCTGCAGTCAGAAATGAACACTTAATTCTTAAATTTATCCAAAAGATTCACATGTTTCACCAACTGGCATTAATTAAGCAAACTTGCAGCATGTAGAAATGATGCAAAGCTGCagagttattatggtaaagccTGTGTTTCATACTCAAAAAATAATCCTGAGTAATGTATGCTGtatcaaaaaataaacatggaGAATTTGATTTCCAATTGTAAATATATCTGTAAATTCTGCCATCAATTTGATAGAAGAATGGCCTAAAATGTATCTTTGACCATGTATTCTTTTACCTGTTACAGTATGACCTAATTATGATGGTCCAACTAGCGGTAGCTTCTCTGTAGTTCCTACAATAAGTTAGAAATGATCCCTGTCAGACACCAATACACTGCACATATATGTGTTTCTATCATATACACCCTACCACCCAAATGCTGTCCAACCACTCTTTCTGTGTCCGAGGATAAAccccatgtttttgtgttgatCCGTGCTCAGGCTTTTGGAAGCATATCAGTGTCATAATAAGgtgtttaatgtgtttctttCCCCCTGAATCCTTGCCTTAGGCAGCAGGTCGAGTGATGTTGGAGCAAGGATACGGCAAGATTATCAACACAGCCTCCATGGCCAGTCTAATAGGTGAGTGATGATTCTATtccccccacctcctctctGGAGCTCCTCCATGTCTGCTTTTAATCTCTCCATTTGGCGTGGAGAGTTGGGtcgagaggaggaggaggaggggagagttAAATACATTTGTGCTGTACAGCTATGTGCGGGAGTACACATCACATTAAATAGTTTTTACCATCAGACTGAAAGTCATGAGAACTAGAACCTGACCGATATATCAAACTGCTGATATTATCCACCGTATCGTCCCATCACAGACATATCATCTCTTGCATATCTATTAGTATCAGTTTTCAgatataaaaactaaacacaacattcaactTGAATTGATTGAGAAATtgttttagctatttatttttaattgttctttATCCAAACAGTCAGCAATTGACCGATCTGGAACATACTGTAGTGGGTTTTATccagctttttgttttatttttatttattctttatttaaacagtCAGCTTATTACAGATACTTCACATACACTGAATTTTATTAAgctatttctttcatttttatttatgtaattaaacAGTCAGCAATTGACAGATTCTAAACTTACCTAATGTTTATTCAGATATTtcgtttatttttattctttatttaaacagtCCGTAATTGAcagatactgaacatacactattgatgtttatttagatatttattttatatttatttattctttatttcagtgtttatttttcaatatttttgacagtgtaaaccatcataatattttttccccttgATAAACTGTGTGGAGGGTTGAGAAGACAAATTAAGAAATTGAGTGGGAACTGGGCGGAGTCTGCTGCTCTCGCCCACCAGATGATGGCGTTAGTATTTTTGACTGCTTTCGTGTTTTTGTCAGACAGAGTGCGGTTTTTGAAGTGTCTTTTGCTACAACTCCATAAGCTACAGCTGAAGCGGAAAATGCACTTTGAAAGATAAACAAgccaataaaataatttcactAAACCAATCAGAAAAGAAATGCTTAAACTTAACATGATAAGGGCCACTATTTCAGCATTAAATGTCAAGTTTGCTTTATTTgttatcaattatttatttttttgtttgaaaacaaaaatgaatgaattaacttAATTCCTCATCAGTGAGATGGGGCCTGAGGTTCGATAAAATGGAAAGGGAAACgctgatttaaaaatgtataataacctactttaataaataatatttatttgtttaagaaagcagccttctgactACAGTCACATTTATGCCAAATCCACATAGAAAGGACTGTTTTCATTCTGGTTCAAAACGTCTGTAATTCTTTGcactctaaaatcagtattggtCTCAAACATCTTCTATCAGTTGGGCTCTAGTCAGAATAGAATTAATAGGGgttgaaataagaaaaaaaagagccacAGTTTTCCTGTTTATGAGAAACTTCTCCTTTAAAACAGGATTATCCAGCTTTTCTCTTTTGCAACTTTACCCCAGTTAAACAGTTCTATAGAGATGCATCCACCCCTGCGTACAGTAAGCATAGCAGGAAAAGTGTTGTGATTGCGTCTCGCCGAGGCAGTTTTGCATCATAATAAACATCCCCTCTCTGCGGAGCTGTCTGGAGGATGTGGAAGGCAACCTGAGGTCCAACTTGGGAAGGGAGGGTTCCTGTGCAGCGGCAAAACCCCAGCCTGTGCCAGCAGCCTTGTTTGAACAGCGGAAGACACTTTTTTGAGTTTAGTGAGGGAGCCTAGTAAAAGCAGTGCATATAATGTTCCTCCTTCCAACAGGTTCCTCCAGAGGAACAGCAACACTTCATCAGCAGTATAGTCAAATCGCCAGTAAACCGCTGTGCCATATGGGCCCCGGTCCCGACTGCAGGGGCAATCTGTAAAACAGGAGCATGCTGGTAAATAGAGGCCAgcataaaaaaatgatcaattacTCACATTACGTACAGTCCTTCAGGAATTTACTTTATTGGTCTGGACATCTGTTATAATATTGTCATAATGTGTAATCAGATGGGACCTGTTCTAGCCAAGTGGAAGCCCAAAAAGCAGCCGTAAATGCCCAATTAAAATGCACAATGACAGCTTTTTGTCCATCTGCTGaatacaatgtgtgtgtgcccactaacgccccctcacacacacacactctcaccatttttttttctgaataatgGCCAGCAGCTCAAAGACACCCAGACAGGAAATATCCAAGTTGATATGATGAGGTTTTTTTCCAGCAGCATGATGACCTTACTGAGGGATTTGTGACTCATACCTGCAGATCTCAGCCGCATAGTAATGTACATTACAACAGTCGCGGCATTCTGGGAAAAAGAAAGCATCATTTGAACTCAAAATGTAAAGGCGTGCCTGATAAAGAGCATGTTTTCTCTCCCACTTGAAATGGGCAATAAGTAGCAGGGTGAATGTTAAAGAGGGCTTTGGAGAATGCGCTCCTTCTACCTCCTTTTCCCGTTCTCTGGGGATTACTGCTCTTTAAGACGGCGAAAAACATCAATGCAGGTTTATTTAAAGGATGAAGGCATTTTCTGAATGGTATTTTGGGGCCGTATCATCAGGTCTTGAGCGAGGATTAGTGCTGTTAGGCATTTTGAGCTGTGTTTCCTGTCCTGATAAGTCGGATTTCACCTTCAATCTGCGTGTAAGCCCTGGGCTCTGCTCCTCCTCGCCTGCTCCTCTGAGGTCCTAGCCTACCCTTATCCAGCCCAGCCCAACCTTAGCATCCTCTGCTATCTCGCCACACTCTCAGCCTGTCCCACCCTTTATATCTTATTTTCCCAACTTTTACCTCTACCATGcacatttttctcctttttaaccGAGCGATGTATGCGGGATGCTACAGCCCCCTTCCTCCCTAGGACCGGTCCCTGCCTCTCTGCAGCTGGCTGGTATTTATCATCCCCCGGTCTCACACTGAAGCCATTTGGCAGTCAGATCGGCGGGTGACGAGGTTAACTACTAAAGTTGTATGTAACTTGGAGCCTTCCTTGTGATGATTAATCAACCAGCAGAAAATGAGCCCCTGTCCCGTTATCCCATGCAGTGTGCAGCATCTGTGATGGTCAAGGCAAACAAATGGCTCCCTGTCTTTGTTGCTGAGGACAGAGCATAACTGGACATTATAAgcaattaattttacatggcCTCATCCTCAGAGTCCCCAGCAGCTAATGGAAGAGCTTTTTTGTAGTATCCACAAGAAACCGCATGAGCtgcaatataaaatgtatatgttgTCAGCTTTTGTGAGAGAGGAACTCTCggtttttttctctgttaaaaaatgaaaaaggaaaagattTTTAATGACCACCTGAGAATTGTGAAAGTGCATACCATTATTAATGATGCAGTTAATGTTGTCTTTATAAAACGCTGTGTTGTGTCCATTTAGGATGACTGATTTTCTTTCCATCCTCTCCCCCTGC
Coding sequences within:
- the zgc:113054 gene encoding uncharacterized protein zgc:113054 isoform X1 gives rise to the protein MSAEKVPDTPVEVLVDLLTKAKDTAAASANVPEELKGQLQKALDIASGLDDYLEKMTTQESEPLAELYKKTICHDWDQVHKEGRTMFRLPKECITGHVEGQTLKMLIHMSQAKRVLEIGMFTGYGALSMAEGLPEDGCLVACELEPYLKAFTQPIFDKSPHGKKIIVKTGSAMDTLKELAAAGEQFDMVFIDADKENYINYYNFILDNSLLRLQGVICVDNSLFKAKVYLKDTTDSNGLALRRFNQFVCDDPRVEQVIIPLRDGISVIRRVPVASDSSQSKITDDEVFRGVKGRSILDRMRLDGKVAYVTGAGQGIGRAFAHALGEAGAKVAVVDLDQKKAEAVAEELFLKGINAIPITADISRSQDVQRMIDSIVSKWGAIHIGCNNAGINMNSASEDTSLEEWDQTFNVNLRGTFMCCQAAGRVMLEQGYGKIINTASMASLIVPHPQKQLSYNTSKAGVVKLTQTLGTEWIDRGVRVNCISPGIVDTPLIHSESLRPLVQRWLSDIPAGRLAQVTDLQAAVVYLASDASDYMTGHNLVIEGGQSLW
- the zgc:113054 gene encoding uncharacterized protein zgc:113054 isoform X2; protein product: MINTTVPDTPVEVLVDLLTKAKDTAAASANVPEELKGQLQKALDIASGLDDYLEKMTTQESEPLAELYKKTICHDWDQVHKEGRTMFRLPKECITGHVEGQTLKMLIHMSQAKRVLEIGMFTGYGALSMAEGLPEDGCLVACELEPYLKAFTQPIFDKSPHGKKIIVKTGSAMDTLKELAAAGEQFDMVFIDADKENYINYYNFILDNSLLRLQGVICVDNSLFKAKVYLKDTTDSNGLALRRFNQFVCDDPRVEQVIIPLRDGISVIRRVPVASDSSQSKITDDEVFRGVKGRSILDRMRLDGKVAYVTGAGQGIGRAFAHALGEAGAKVAVVDLDQKKAEAVAEELFLKGINAIPITADISRSQDVQRMIDSIVSKWGAIHIGCNNAGINMNSASEDTSLEEWDQTFNVNLRGTFMCCQAAGRVMLEQGYGKIINTASMASLIVPHPQKQLSYNTSKAGVVKLTQTLGTEWIDRGVRVNCISPGIVDTPLIHSESLRPLVQRWLSDIPAGRLAQVTDLQAAVVYLASDASDYMTGHNLVIEGGQSLW